A stretch of DNA from Anaerolineae bacterium:
AAAACCCCACCCTCAAAGGCGTATTGCCCAAAGTGTACGCCCGCCCCAACCTCGACAAGCAAGGGCTGGGCGGCCTCATCGACCTGATTGGCACCATTGCCCTGGGCGATGCCGAGGCCAAAAGCAAGGATGTGCTGGGCCGGGTGTACGAATATTTTCTGGGCGAGTTTGCCCTGGCCGAAGGGCGCAAGGGCGGCCAGTTCTACACCCCCGAAAGCATTGTGAAACTGCTGGTGGAAATGCTGGAACCCTACCAGGGCCGCGTTTTTGACCCCTGCTGCGGCTCCGGCGGCATGTTTGTGCAGAGCGAAAAGTTTGTGCAAAACCACCAGGGCCGCCTGGACGACATCTCTATTTACGGCCAGGAGAGCAACCAGACCACCTGGCGCTTGTGCAAAATGAACCTGGCCATCCGCGGCATCGACAGCTCTAACGTGAAGTGGAACAACGAAGGCTCTTTTTTGAACGACGCCCACCCCGACCTGAAGGCCGATTTTATCCTGGCCAATCCCCCCTTTAACGATAGCGACTGGAGCGGCGACCAGCTCCGCAAAGATGGCCGCTGGCAGTACGGCCCGCCGCCCACCGGCAACGCCAACTTTGCCTGGGTGCAGCACTTTATTTACCACCTGGCCCCCAGTGGCCGGGCCGGTTTTGTGCTTTCCAACGGCTCCCTCTCTTCCAACACCGGCGGCGAGGGCGACATCCGCCAAAAGTTGGTGGAGGCCGATCTGGTGGATTGCATTGTGATGCTGCCCACCCAGCTTTTTTACAACACCGGCATCCCCGCCTGTTTGTGGTTTCTCAGCCGCTACCGCAACGGCAACAAGGCCCGCGACCGGCGCGGCGAGATTTTGTTTATCGACGCCTCCGACCTGG
This window harbors:
- a CDS encoding SAM-dependent DNA methyltransferase — its product is MPKENNQTLEQTLWKAADKLRKNMDAAEYKHIALGLIFLKYISDAFVELYDKLQTGEGEYAGADPEDPDEYRAENVFFVPETARWAYLQDRAKDPEIGTDIDDAMDAIEKQNPTLKGVLPKVYARPNLDKQGLGGLIDLIGTIALGDAEAKSKDVLGRVYEYFLGEFALAEGRKGGQFYTPESIVKLLVEMLEPYQGRVFDPCCGSGGMFVQSEKFVQNHQGRLDDISIYGQESNQTTWRLCKMNLAIRGIDSSNVKWNNEGSFLNDAHPDLKADFILANPPFNDSDWSGDQLRKDGRWQYGPPPTGNANFAWVQHFIYHLAPSGRAGFVLSNGSLSSNTGGEGDIRQKLVEADLVDCIVMLPTQLFYNTGIPACLWFLSRYRNGNKARDRRGEILFIDASDLGYMLNRRNRDLADDDIQTVAGTYHEWLKKDGNYADVKGFCKSATLDEVKKHNTVLTPGRYVGIPDEDDDGIPFEEKMAALTTELRDQMQEAEQLDAEIKAQLAKVGFEL